Proteins encoded within one genomic window of Ammonifex degensii KC4:
- a CDS encoding helix-turn-helix domain-containing protein has product MKGDQDALLFLAFACDQDGYERYVFEVAGIDPQRVWDWVVGKLSTTCPEEKPETKLQALRLSYGLSLKELSRRVGVSATFLGQLERGKKRASPATRELLAQHFNVPEHELFDPEGYARKGGNE; this is encoded by the coding sequence TTGAAAGGCGACCAGGACGCACTTTTGTTCCTGGCCTTCGCCTGCGACCAGGACGGTTACGAACGCTACGTCTTCGAGGTGGCAGGGATAGACCCGCAGAGAGTGTGGGACTGGGTGGTGGGGAAGCTCAGCACCACCTGCCCGGAGGAGAAGCCTGAGACCAAGCTCCAGGCACTCCGCCTGAGCTACGGTCTTAGCCTGAAAGAACTCTCCCGCAGGGTCGGGGTTTCCGCCACTTTCCTCGGCCAGCTGGAGCGGGGGAAGAAGAGAGCTTCCCCCGCCACGAGGGAACTCCTGGCACAGCACTTCAACGTGCCCGAGCACGAACTCTTCGACCCGGAAGGGTACGCCAGGAAAGGGGGTAACGAGTGA